A single region of the Cinclus cinclus chromosome 10, bCinCin1.1, whole genome shotgun sequence genome encodes:
- the TRIP12 gene encoding E3 ubiquitin-protein ligase TRIP12 isoform X5, with protein MADPDNNQDGVNSSAARTDDPPQGAAASSSVAGAVGMTTSGESESDDSEMGRLQGSKAQQLLQGLQATDESQQLQAVIEMCQLLVMGNEETLGGFPVKSVVPALITLLQMEHNFDIMNHACRALTYMMEALPRSSAVVVDAIPVFLEKLQVIQCIDVAEQALTALEMLSRRHSKAILQAGGLADCLLYLEFFSINAQRNALAIAANCCQSITPDEFHFVADSLPLLTQRLTHQDKKSVESTCLCFARLVDNFQHEENLLQQVASKDLLTNIQQLLVVTPPILSSGMFIMVVRMFSLMCSNCPTLAVQLMKQNIAETLHFLLCGASNGGCQEQIDLVPRSPQELYELTSLICELMPCLPKEGIFAVDTMLKKGNAQNTDGAIWQWRDDRGLWHPYNRIDSRIIEAAHQVGEDEISLSTLGRVYTIDFNSMQQINEDTGTARAIQRKPNPLANTNTSGHSELKKDDARAQLMKEDPELAKSFIKTLFGVLYEVYSSSAGPAVRHKCLRAILRIIYFADAELLKDVLKNHAVSSHIASMLSSQDLKIVVGALQMAEILMQKLPDIFSVYFRREGVMHQVKNLAESEALLTSPPKVCTNGSGMLGTTTTISTGTATAASNATADLGSPSLQHSREDSLDLSPQGRLSDVLKRKRLPKRGPRRPKYSPPRDDDKVDNQAKSPTTTQSPKSSFLASLNPKTWGRLSTQSNSNNIEPARTAGVSGLARAASKDTISNNREKIKGWIKEQAHKFVEHYFSSENMDGSNPALNVLQRLCTATEQLNLQVDGGTECLVEIRSIVSESDVSSFEIQHSGFVKQLLLYLTSKSEKDAVSRDIRLKRFLHVFFSSPLPGEEPLGRLEPLENAPLLALVHKMNNCLSQMEQFPVKVHDFPSGNGTGSSFSLNRGSQALKFFNTHQLKCQLQRHPDCANVKQWKGGPVKIDPLALVQAIERYLVVRGYGRVREDDEDSDDDGSDEEIDESLAAQFLNSGNVRHRLQFYIGDHLLPYNMTVYQAVRQYSLQAEEERESTDDESNPLGRAGIWTKTHTIWYKPVREDEDGNKDCVGGKRGRAQTAPTKTSPRNSKKHDELWHDGVCPSVLNPLEIYLISTPPENITFEDPSLDVILLLRVLHAISRYWYYLYDNAVCKEIIPTSEFINSKLTAKANRQLQDPLVIMTGNIPTWLTELGKTCPFFFPFDTRQMLFYVTAFDRDRAMQRLLDTNPEINQSDSQDSRVAPRLDRKKRTVNRDELLKQAESVMQDLGSSRAMLEIQYENEVGTGLGPTLEFYALVSQELQRADLGLWRGEEVTLANPKGSQEGTKYIHNLQGLFALPFGRTAKPAHIAKVKMKFRFLGKLMAKAIMDFRLVDLPLGLPFYKWMLRQETSLTSHDLFSIDPVVAKSIYHLEDIVRQKKRLEQDKTQTKESLQYALEALTMNGCSVEDLGLDFTLPGFPNIELKKGGKDTPVTIHNLEEYLRLVIFWALNEGVARQFDSFRDGFESVFPLSHLQYFYPEELEQLLCGSKTDTWDAKTLMECCRPDHGYTHDSRAVKYLFEILSSFDSEQQRLFLQFVTGSPRLPVGGFRSLNPPLTIVRKTFESTENPDDFLPSVMTCVNYLKLPDYSTIEIMREKLLIAAREGQQSFHLS; from the exons ATGGCTGATCCTGACAACAACCAGGATGGAGTTAACTCTTCAGCTGCACGGACAGATGACCCTCCCCAGGGGGCAGCAG CTTCTAGTTCTGTTGCTGGAGCTGTAGGTATGACAACTTCTGGAGAAAGTGAGTCAGATGATTCTGAGATGGGAAGACTACAAG GTTCTAAAGCTCAACAGCTTTTACAAGGTCTCCAAGCCACTGATGAAAGTCAGCAACTACAGGCAGTGATTGAGATGTGCCAGCTGTTGGTTATGGGAAATGAAGAAACATTAGGAGGATTTCCAGTCAAGAGTGTTGTACCAGCTTTG ataaCACTGCTGCAGATGGAGCACAACTTTGACATT ATGAATCATGCATGTCGGGCCTTAACATACATGATGGAAGCACTTCCCAGATCATCTGCTGTAGTGGTAGATGCAATTCCTGTCTTCTTGGAAAAG cTGCAAGTTATCCAGTGCATTGATGTGGCAGAGCAGGCACTTACAGCCCTGGAGATGTTGTCACGCAGGCACAgtaaagccattctgcaggca GGTGGGTTGGCAGACTGTTTGCTATATCTGGAATTCTTCAGTATAAATGCACAAAGGAATGCACTAGCTATTGCTGCCAACTGCTGCCAGAGTATAACACCTGATGAGTTTCACTTTGTGGCAGACTCTTTGCCACTGCTAACACAAAGGTTAACCCATCAG GACAAAAAGTCTGTTGAAAGCACTTGTCTGTGTTTTGCACGGCTAGTGGACAACTTCCAGCATGAAGAG AACTTACTGCAGCAGGTTGCTTCCAAGGACTTGTTAACAAATATCCAGCAGCTCTTGGTTGTGACACCTCCTATCCTGAGCTCAGGAATGTTCATCATGGTGGTGCGCATGTTCTCCCTGATGTGCTCCAACTGCCCCACACTTGCAGTCCAGCTGATGAAGCAAA aTATTGCAGAAACGCTTCACTTCCTCCTTTGTGGAGCCTCAAATGGGGGTTGTCAAGAACAAATTGACCTTGTTCCACGAAGTCCTCAAGAACTTTATGAACTTACTTCTCTTATCTG TGAACTGATGCCTTGCCTGCCAAAAGAGGGAATCTTTGCTGTTGATACTATGctaaagaaaggaaatgcaCAAAATACAGATGGTGCAATATGGCAATGGCGAGATGACAGGGGTCTCTGGCATCCCTATAACAGGATTGATAGTCGAATAATAGAG GCAGCTCATCAGGTTGGTGAGGATGAGATAAGCCTGTCTACGCTTGGGCGTGTCTATACTATTGATTTTAACTCTATGCAGCAAATAAATGAGGATACTGGAACAGCTCGTGCCATTCAGCGAAAACCAAACCCTTTAGCCAATACAAACACTA GTGGACATTCGGAATTGAAGAAGGATGATGCTCGAGCACAGTTAATGAAAGAGGACCCAGAACTGGCAAAATCCTTTATCAAAACACTGTTTGGTGTTCTTTATGAAGTATATAGTTCTTCAGCTGGACCTGCTGTTAGACACAAGTGCCTTAGAGCAATTCTTaggataatttattttgctgatgCTGAACTTCTGAAGGATGTGCTGAAAAACCATGCTGTTTCAAG TCATATTGCCTCCATGCTGTCGAGTCAAGACCTTAAGATAGTAGTTGGAGCCCTGCAGATGGCAGAGATTTTAATGCAAAAGTTACCTGACATTTTTAGTGTTTACTTCAGAAGAGAAG GAGTGATGCACCAAGTGAAAAACTTGGCAGAGTCTGAGGCTTTGCTAACAAGCCCCCCAAAAGTATGCACTAATGGTTCAGGAATGCTGGGAACCACTACAACCATAAGTACTGGGAcagccactgctgccagcaACGCCACTGCAGATTTGGGCTCTCCCAGCTTACAGCACAGCCGGGAGGATTCCTTGGATCTGAGCCCACAGGG ACGACTGAGTGAtgttctgaagagaaaaagactGCCAAAACGAGGGCCAAGGAGACCAAAGTACTCCCCTCCAAGAGATGATGACAAAGTAGACAATCAAG CTAAAAGCCCTACAACTACTCAGTCTCCTAAATCTTCTTTCTTGGCAAGTTTAAATCCTAAAACATGGGGAAGATTAAGCACACAGTCCAACAGTAATAATATTGAACCAGCACGAACAGCAGGAGTAAGTGGTCTTGCAAGGGCTGCTTCCAAGGATACCATTTCCAATAACAG agaaaaaattaaGGGCTGGATTAAGGAGCAAGCCCATAAATTTGTAGAACATTACTTTAGTTCTGAAAACATGGACGGAAGCAATCCTGCACTAAATGTATTACAGAGACTTTGCACTGCAACTGAACAACTCAACCTCCAG gtGGATGGTGGAACAGAGTGCCTTGTAGAAATCCGTAGCATTGTCTCGGAATCTGACGTCTCCTCATTTGAAATCCAGCATAGTGGATTTGTTAAACAACTGCTGCTCTATTTGACATCTAAAAGTGAAAAAGATGCTGTAAGCAGGGATATCAGATTGAAAAGAtttcttcatgtatttttttcttctcca CTTCCTGGAGAAGAGCCCCTTGGAAGATTAGAGCCATTAGAAAATGCACCTTTGTTGGCATTAGTCCATAAAATGAACAACTGCCTCAGTCAGATGGAACAGTTTCCTGTTAAAGTGCATGACTTTCCTAGTGGAAATGGAACAGGGAGCAG tTTTTCTCTTAACAGAGGATCCCAAGCTTTAAAATTCTTCAATACACATCAATTAAAATGCCAACTGCAAAGACATCCAGACTGTGCTAATGTGAAACAGTGGAAAGGTGGACCTGTGAAGATTGATCCTCTGGCTTTGGTACAAGCCATTGAAAGATACCTTGTAGTTAGag GCTATGGAAGAGTTAGAGAAGATGATGAAGATAGTGATGATGATGGGTCAGATGAAGAAATAGATGAATCTTTG gCTGCTCAATTCTTAAATTCAGGGAATGTGAGACATAGATTGCAGTTTTACATTGGAGATCACTTGCTGCCATACAATATGACTGTGTACCAAGCAGTCAGGCAGTACAGTTTACAAGCTGAGGAAGAGAGGGAGTCTACAGATGATGAAAGCAACCcactgggaagagcagggattTGGACAAAAACGCACACTATTTG GTACAAACCTGTGCGAGAGGATGAAGATGGTAATAAGGACTGTGTTGGGGGTAAAAGAGGAAGAGCACAAACTGCTCCCACCAAAACCTCCCCTAGAAATTCTAAAAAACATGATGAATTGTGGCATG ATGGTGTATGCCCTTCGGTGTTAAATCCTCTGGAAATTTACCTCATATCTACTCCACCTGAAAATATAACATTTGAAGACCCCTCATTAGATGTTATTCTTCTTTTGAGAGTTTTACATGCTATCAGTCGATACTGGTATTACTTGTATGAT AATGCAGTCTGTAAGGAGATAATTCCAACCTCGGAGTTTATCAACAGTAAACTGACAGCAAAAGCAAACAGGCAGCTTCAGGATCCTTTGGTAATTATGACAGGAAACATCCCGACTTGGCTGACAGAACTTGGAAAAACATG CCCGTTTTTCTTTCCGTTTGATACCCGCCAAATGCTGTTTTATGTAACGGCCTTTGATCGTGATCGAGCCATGCAAAGGCTGCTGGATACTAATCCAGAAATCAATCAGTCAGATTCTCAGGATAGCAGAGTGGCACCACGGCTGGACAGGAAAAAA CGCACTGTGAACAGAGATGAGCTGTTGAAACAGGCAGAATCTGTGATGCAGGATCTAGGCAGTTCAAGAGCCATGTTGGAAATCCAGTATGAGAATGAA GTTGGCACAGGCCTAGGTCCTACACTAGAGTTCTATGCACTTGTATCTCAGGAACTACAGAGAGCAGACTTAGGCCTTTGGAGGGGAGAAGAAGTGACTTTAGCCAATCCAAAAG GAAGCCAGGAAGGTACCAAGTACATTCATAACCTTCAAGGCCTTTTTGCACTTCCTTTTGGAAGAACAGCCAAGCCAGCTCACATTGCAAAAGTTAAAATGAAGTTCCGCTTTCTGGGAAAACTAATGGCCAAGGCAATCATGGACTTCAGACTG GTGGACCTTCCTCTTGGACTTCCTTTTTATAAGTGGATGCTACGACAGGAAACTTCCTTGACATCACATGACTTGTTCAGTATTGACCCAGTAGTAGCCAAATCAATATATCACCTTGAAGATATTGtaagacaaaagaaaagacTTGAACAGGATAAAACTCAG ACCAAAGAAAGTCTACAGTATGCATTGGAGGCTCTGACTATGAATGGCTGCTCAGTGGAAGATCTAGGGCTGGACTTCACACTTCCTGGGTTTCCCAATATAGAGctgaaaaaagggggaaaagataCACCGGTCACTATCCACAATTTAGAGGAGTATCTCAGA ttGGTTATATTCTGGGCACTAAATGAAGGTGTTGCCAGACAGTTTGACTCCTTCAGAGATGGTTTTGAGTCGGTGTTCCCCCTTAGTCATCTTCAGTACTTCTATCCTGAGGAG TTGGAGCAGCTCTTGTGTGGCAGCAAGACAGACACTTGGGATGCAAAGACTTTAATGGAATGTTGCAGGCCTGATCACGGTTACACACATGACAG tCGAGCAGTGAAGTATCTCTTTGAAATCCTCAGTAGTTTTGATAGTGAGCAGCAAAGACTGTTTCTTCAGTTTGTGACAGGCAGCCCCAGACTGCCTGTAGGAG GTTTTCGAAGTTTGAATCCTCCCTTGACGATTGTACGGAAGACATTTGAGTCCACAGAGAATCCTGATGATTTCTTACCCTCAGTAATGACTTGTGTGAACTATCTCAAATTGCCGGACTATTCAACTATTGAGATAATGCGTGAAAAACTCTTGATAGCTGCAAGAGAAGGGCAGCAGTCATTCCATCTTTCCTGA